In one Pseudomonas sp. Bout1 genomic region, the following are encoded:
- a CDS encoding site-specific integrase has product MSELDRYLNAATRDNTRRSYRAAIEHFEVSWGGFLPATSDSVARYLVAHAGVLSVNTLKLRLSALAQWHTSQGFPDPTKAPVVRKVLKGIRAVHPAQEKQAEPLQLQHLEQVIQFLEQEGSDARSAEDPPRWLRAKRDAALILLGFWRGFRSDELCRLNIEHVQAVPGSGITLYLPRSKSDRENLGRTYQTPALLRLCPVQAYSEWLSASALVRGPVFRGIDRWGNLGEEGLHPNSVIPLLRQALERAGIAADQYTSHSLRRGFATWAHRSGWDLKSLMTYVGWKDMKSAMRYVEATPFLGMTRASLE; this is encoded by the coding sequence ATGAGTGAACTGGACCGTTATCTGAATGCGGCCACCCGCGACAACACGCGCCGTAGCTACCGTGCGGCTATCGAGCATTTCGAGGTGAGCTGGGGTGGGTTCCTGCCGGCGACCAGCGACAGCGTGGCGCGCTACCTGGTGGCGCATGCAGGCGTGCTGTCGGTCAACACGCTGAAGCTGCGCTTGTCGGCATTGGCCCAGTGGCATACCAGCCAGGGCTTTCCCGACCCGACCAAGGCGCCGGTGGTGCGCAAAGTCTTGAAGGGGATTCGTGCCGTACACCCGGCCCAGGAAAAACAGGCCGAGCCTTTGCAGTTGCAGCATCTGGAGCAGGTGATTCAGTTTCTCGAGCAGGAAGGCAGCGACGCCCGCAGTGCAGAAGACCCTCCGCGCTGGCTGCGCGCCAAACGTGACGCGGCATTGATCCTGCTGGGTTTCTGGCGTGGCTTTCGCAGCGACGAGCTGTGCCGGCTGAATATCGAGCACGTGCAGGCGGTGCCCGGCTCGGGCATCACCCTGTACCTGCCGCGCAGCAAAAGTGATCGGGAAAACCTCGGTCGCACCTACCAGACACCGGCGCTCCTGCGCCTGTGCCCAGTGCAGGCCTACAGCGAATGGCTCAGTGCCTCGGCGCTGGTGCGTGGCCCGGTGTTTCGCGGCATCGATCGCTGGGGCAACCTGGGCGAGGAGGGCTTGCACCCCAACAGCGTGATCCCGCTCTTGCGCCAGGCCCTGGAGCGCGCCGGCATTGCGGCCGATCAATACACCAGCCATTCCCTGCGCCGGGGCTTTGCCACCTGGGCCCATCGCAGCGGCTGGGACTTAAAGTCGTTGATGACTTACGTCGGCTGGAAAGACATGAAATCTGCCATGCGCTATGTTGAAGCGACGCCCTTTCTCGGCATGACCCGCGCATCCCTTGAGTGA
- a CDS encoding DNA-binding protein, with translation MARGGINKAVVQTARLAILARGENPSIDAVRIEMGNTGSKTTIHRYLKELDESETRQTITEAPIDDELGELVARLAQRLKEKAQEPIDLALAQFQQHKAALLAQVEELEAAHGQLKQQFDIQAAALADESAALQSTRSSLQTEQTRNAGLSQACSDYELRINDKDEQIRSLEEKHLHARDALEHYRNAIKDQREQEQRRHEGQLQQVQAELRQAQQSAMVRQDEITQLHRDNERLLIEHRVTVKELSALQEQARHDREQQRQLSEQVSVIDSERTLLQERLRVAQLENQARQEALAEHQQVNKTLELNLAKAQASIEALRLAAVVATAPEATSEG, from the coding sequence ATGGCTCGCGGCGGCATCAATAAAGCAGTAGTTCAAACGGCACGCCTGGCGATCCTCGCCCGCGGCGAGAACCCGAGCATCGATGCAGTACGCATCGAGATGGGCAATACCGGCTCTAAAACCACGATTCATCGCTATTTGAAGGAGCTGGACGAAAGCGAAACCCGCCAGACCATCACCGAAGCGCCGATCGACGACGAGCTGGGTGAGCTGGTGGCACGCCTGGCCCAGCGCTTGAAGGAGAAGGCTCAGGAGCCTATAGACCTGGCCCTGGCGCAGTTCCAGCAACACAAAGCCGCCCTGCTCGCCCAGGTTGAAGAGCTGGAAGCGGCCCACGGCCAACTCAAGCAACAGTTCGACATCCAGGCCGCCGCCCTCGCCGATGAAAGTGCGGCCCTGCAAAGCACCCGTTCCAGCCTGCAAACCGAGCAAACCCGCAACGCCGGGTTGAGCCAGGCGTGCAGCGATTACGAGTTGCGCATCAACGACAAAGACGAGCAGATTCGCTCACTGGAAGAGAAACACCTGCACGCCCGGGACGCCCTTGAGCATTACCGCAATGCGATCAAGGACCAGCGTGAGCAGGAGCAGCGCCGCCATGAGGGCCAGTTGCAGCAGGTACAGGCAGAGCTGCGCCAGGCCCAGCAGAGCGCGATGGTGCGCCAGGACGAGATCACCCAACTGCATCGCGATAACGAGCGCTTGCTGATTGAGCACCGGGTGACCGTGAAGGAACTGAGCGCACTGCAAGAACAGGCTCGCCACGACCGCGAACAGCAGCGCCAGTTAAGCGAACAAGTGAGTGTGATCGACAGCGAGCGCACCCTGTTGCAGGAACGCCTGCGGGTTGCACAGCTGGAGAATCAGGCGCGCCAGGAAGCACTGGCCGAGCACCAGCAGGTCAACAAAACCCTGGAACTGAACCTGGCCAAAGCCCAGGCCAGCATCGAGGCGCTGCGTCTGGCCGCCGTCGTTGCGACGGCGCCAGAGGCAACTTCCGAGGGCTGA
- the gorA gene encoding glutathione-disulfide reductase, with the protein MAYDFDLYVIGAGSGGVRAARFAAGFGAKVAVAESRYLGGTCVNVGCVPKKLLVYGAHFAEDFEQASGFGWSLGEANFDWATLIANKDREINRLNGIYRSLLVNSGVTLHEGHARLVDPHQVEINGERFTAKHILVATGGWPQIPEIPGREHAIGSNEAFFLKELPKRVLVVGGGYIAVEFAGIFHGLGAKTSLLYRGDLFLRGFDGSVRTHLKEELTKRGLDLQFNADIERIDKQADGSLKATLKDGRVLEADCVFYATGRRPMLDNLGLENTGVKLDKRGFIEVDDLYQTAEPSILALGDVIGRVQLTPVALAEGMAVARRLFKPEQYRPVDYAMIPTAVFSLPNIGTVGLSEEQARADGHKVQVFESRFRPMKLTLTECQEKTLMKLVVDAETDKVLGCHMVGPDAGEIVQGLAIALKAGATKQHFDETIGVHPTAAEEFVTMRTPVAQ; encoded by the coding sequence ATGGCCTACGATTTTGACCTTTATGTAATTGGTGCCGGTTCCGGCGGTGTGCGCGCTGCACGATTCGCCGCAGGTTTTGGCGCAAAGGTGGCGGTGGCTGAAAGCCGTTACCTGGGCGGTACATGTGTGAATGTGGGCTGCGTGCCGAAGAAACTGTTGGTATATGGCGCGCATTTCGCTGAAGACTTCGAGCAAGCCAGCGGTTTTGGCTGGTCCCTGGGCGAAGCGAACTTCGACTGGGCGACCCTGATTGCCAACAAGGATCGCGAGATCAACCGCCTCAATGGCATTTACCGCAGCCTGCTGGTCAATAGCGGTGTGACCCTGCACGAAGGGCACGCGCGACTGGTGGACCCGCACCAGGTGGAAATCAACGGTGAGCGCTTCACCGCCAAACACATTCTGGTTGCCACTGGTGGCTGGCCGCAGATCCCGGAAATCCCGGGGCGCGAGCACGCCATTGGTTCCAATGAGGCGTTCTTCCTCAAAGAGCTGCCCAAGCGTGTATTGGTAGTGGGCGGCGGTTATATCGCCGTCGAATTTGCCGGGATTTTCCATGGCCTGGGCGCGAAGACCTCGCTGCTGTATCGCGGCGATCTGTTCCTGCGCGGTTTTGACGGCTCGGTGCGTACGCATTTGAAGGAAGAGCTGACCAAGCGCGGGCTGGACCTGCAATTCAACGCCGACATCGAGCGTATCGACAAGCAGGCCGACGGCAGCCTCAAGGCCACCTTGAAAGACGGCCGCGTGCTGGAAGCCGATTGCGTGTTCTACGCCACTGGCCGCCGCCCGATGCTGGATAACCTGGGGCTGGAAAATACCGGCGTCAAGTTGGACAAGCGTGGCTTTATTGAGGTGGATGATCTGTATCAGACCGCCGAACCGTCGATCCTGGCGCTGGGTGACGTGATTGGTCGCGTGCAACTCACGCCGGTCGCGCTGGCCGAAGGCATGGCCGTGGCGCGTCGCTTGTTCAAGCCCGAGCAATATCGCCCGGTGGACTACGCGATGATCCCGACGGCGGTGTTCAGCCTGCCGAATATCGGCACCGTGGGCCTCAGCGAAGAGCAAGCCCGCGCCGACGGCCACAAGGTGCAGGTTTTCGAAAGCCGCTTCCGGCCAATGAAACTGACCCTGACCGAGTGCCAGGAAAAGACCTTGATGAAACTGGTGGTCGACGCCGAGACCGACAAGGTCCTGGGTTGCCATATGGTCGGCCCCGACGCGGGCGAGATCGTGCAGGGCCTGGCGATCGCGCTCAAGGCGGGCGCGACCAAGCAGCATTTCGACGAGACTATCGGCGTGCACCCTACGGCGGCCGAAGAGTTCGTCACCATGCGCACGCCTGTGGCGCAGTAA
- the galU gene encoding UTP--glucose-1-phosphate uridylyltransferase GalU, with product MIKKCLFPAAGYGTRFLPATKAMPKEMLPVVNKPLIQYGVEEALDAGLNEISIVTGRGKRALEDHFDISYELENQIKGTDKEKYLVGIRKLLDECSFSYTRQTQMKGLGHAILTGRPLIGDEPFAVVLADDLCVNLEGDGVLTQMVKLYQKYRCTIVAVQEVDPQETNKYGVIAGDDIGDGLIRVRDMVEKPAPEDAPSNLAIIGRYILTPDIFKLIEETEPGKGGEIQITDALLKQAKDGCVIAYKFKGRRFDCGGAEGYIEATNFCYEHFYKTGKAY from the coding sequence ATGATCAAGAAATGCTTGTTCCCAGCAGCCGGTTACGGCACTCGCTTCCTGCCAGCGACCAAGGCCATGCCCAAAGAGATGCTGCCGGTGGTGAACAAGCCACTGATCCAGTACGGCGTTGAAGAGGCACTGGATGCCGGTCTGAACGAAATCTCGATCGTGACCGGCCGTGGCAAACGCGCACTCGAAGACCACTTCGACATCAGCTACGAGCTGGAAAACCAGATCAAGGGCACCGACAAGGAAAAATACCTGGTCGGCATCCGCAAACTGCTCGACGAGTGTTCGTTCTCCTACACCCGCCAAACCCAGATGAAAGGCCTGGGCCACGCGATCCTGACCGGTCGCCCGCTGATCGGTGACGAACCGTTCGCCGTGGTACTGGCCGATGACCTGTGTGTAAACCTGGAAGGCGACGGCGTCCTGACCCAGATGGTCAAGCTGTATCAGAAGTACCGTTGCACCATCGTCGCGGTTCAAGAGGTCGACCCTCAGGAAACCAACAAGTACGGCGTGATTGCCGGCGACGACATCGGTGATGGCCTGATCCGCGTACGCGACATGGTTGAAAAACCGGCGCCGGAAGATGCTCCGTCGAACCTGGCGATCATCGGCCGTTACATCCTGACCCCGGACATCTTCAAGCTGATCGAAGAAACCGAGCCAGGCAAGGGTGGCGAGATCCAGATCACCGACGCCCTGTTGAAGCAAGCCAAAGACGGCTGCGTGATTGCCTACAAGTTCAAGGGCCGTCGTTTTGACTGCGGTGGCGCTGAAGGCTACATCGAGGCCACCAACTTCTGCTATGAGCACTTCTACAAGACTGGCAAGGCTTACTGA
- a CDS encoding c-type cytochrome: protein MKRLLLGALISFPAHSATIAMDDQSQLQPTAGPGAGVQFQPPKESELPDNAYGKLVKQGYALFVDTKRLAPQFVGNGLNCSNCHLDQGRLANSAPLWGAYPMYPAYRKKNDKVNTFAERLQGCFQFSMNGGAPPAADSPEITALSVYAYWLASKAPLGVELPGRGYPQVPAPAKGYDLARGAEVYKGQCAVCHGSEGQGQKVGDSYVMPPLWGKDSYNWGAGMHRINTAASFIKHNMPLGKGGSLSDQQAWDVAAYVNRHERPQDPRLVEGSVEKTRVKFHANDGVNLYGQMVDGVLIGQGIR from the coding sequence ATGAAGCGCCTATTGTTGGGAGCCCTGATCAGTTTTCCCGCCCATTCCGCCACCATCGCCATGGACGATCAGTCACAGTTGCAGCCTACCGCCGGCCCTGGGGCTGGCGTGCAGTTCCAGCCGCCGAAAGAGAGCGAGCTGCCCGACAATGCCTACGGCAAGTTGGTGAAGCAAGGCTATGCGCTGTTTGTCGACACCAAGCGCCTTGCGCCGCAATTTGTCGGCAACGGTCTCAATTGCAGCAATTGCCACCTGGACCAGGGCCGGTTGGCCAATTCCGCTCCGCTGTGGGGCGCTTACCCGATGTACCCGGCCTACCGAAAAAAGAACGACAAGGTCAACACCTTCGCCGAGCGGTTGCAGGGCTGTTTCCAGTTCAGCATGAATGGCGGTGCGCCACCTGCCGCAGACAGCCCGGAGATTACCGCGCTGTCGGTGTATGCCTATTGGCTGGCGAGCAAGGCGCCGTTGGGCGTCGAATTGCCCGGGCGGGGTTATCCGCAGGTGCCGGCACCCGCCAAGGGCTACGACCTGGCCCGGGGCGCCGAGGTCTACAAAGGCCAGTGCGCGGTGTGCCACGGCTCGGAAGGCCAGGGCCAGAAAGTCGGGGACAGTTACGTGATGCCGCCGCTTTGGGGTAAAGACTCCTACAACTGGGGCGCGGGCATGCATCGGATCAACACGGCGGCGTCCTTCATCAAGCACAACATGCCACTGGGCAAGGGAGGCAGCTTGAGCGACCAGCAGGCGTGGGACGTCGCCGCCTACGTCAACCGTCACGAGCGCCCACAGGATCCGCGCCTGGTGGAAGGCTCCGTGGAGAAAACCCGGGTAAAATTCCACGCCAATGATGGCGTCAATCTGTACGGGCAGATGGTCGATGGTGTGCTGATCGGCCAAGGCATCCGTTAA
- a CDS encoding c-type cytochrome — protein sequence MMSLERVLIGSALLLALGNAHALEGKNVFTQGGSQPGAAPCVACHGADGLGLAAAGFPRLAGLPAGYLRKQLEDFKSGLRNNPVMQPLASALTEEEISAVTQQLAAMPAPAIAPVHRSVMPTEAAQKIALQGAWERQIPACVSCHGPAGVGVGDVFPSLAGQSAAYLAAQLNAWRSGTRHNDPNDLMGHIAKSLTAEEVQAVATYFASLSGQEAKP from the coding sequence ATGATGTCTCTGGAACGAGTACTGATAGGTAGCGCATTGCTGCTGGCGCTGGGTAATGCCCACGCGCTGGAGGGGAAAAACGTATTTACGCAAGGCGGCTCGCAGCCGGGAGCTGCGCCGTGTGTGGCTTGCCACGGGGCGGACGGCCTGGGGCTGGCAGCGGCGGGTTTTCCGCGCCTGGCCGGGTTGCCGGCAGGGTATTTGCGCAAGCAGCTGGAGGATTTTAAAAGTGGCCTTCGTAATAACCCCGTGATGCAACCGCTGGCCAGCGCCCTTACGGAAGAGGAAATCAGCGCAGTGACCCAGCAGTTGGCGGCAATGCCTGCCCCGGCGATTGCCCCTGTGCACCGCAGCGTTATGCCAACCGAGGCGGCGCAAAAAATCGCCCTGCAAGGCGCGTGGGAACGTCAGATTCCAGCCTGCGTCAGTTGCCATGGGCCCGCTGGTGTTGGGGTCGGCGACGTATTTCCGTCCTTGGCCGGGCAGTCCGCAGCCTATCTGGCGGCGCAGTTGAATGCCTGGCGCAGTGGCACGCGCCATAACGATCCGAACGATTTGATGGGCCACATCGCCAAATCGCTGACGGCTGAAGAAGTGCAAGCGGTGGCCACCTATTTTGCCTCGTTGAGCGGCCAGGAGGCCAAGCCATGA
- a CDS encoding DUF1883 domain-containing protein, with amino-acid sequence MKFIHQREHLNEGDIVVIECSQTCNIRLMSDANFRSFKNGGRHTYHGGAFDKFPAKITAPSTGFWNITLDVVTRRAISVTKKPTLSHKIRIVRRTNSKLS; translated from the coding sequence ATGAAATTCATTCACCAGCGCGAACACCTTAATGAAGGAGATATTGTCGTCATTGAATGCTCGCAAACCTGCAATATCCGCCTGATGAGCGACGCGAACTTTCGCAGCTTCAAGAACGGTGGCCGCCATACCTACCACGGCGGCGCGTTTGACAAGTTCCCGGCAAAAATCACCGCGCCAAGCACCGGGTTCTGGAACATTACCCTTGATGTCGTTACCCGCCGCGCCATCAGCGTGACCAAAAAGCCGACCTTGTCCCACAAGATCCGCATCGTGCGCCGCACCAATTCAAAACTGAGCTGA
- a CDS encoding 2OG-Fe(II) oxygenase has translation MPSTPLQERLARLNWDEIERDLDQQGNSLIAGLLDHSECAELSSHYPRHELFRSHVLMARHGFGRGEYKYFRYPLPSRVSELREQLYQYLAPQANRWNEQMNLPITYPAHHADFIARCHAAGQQRPTPLLLHYGPGDYNCLHQDLYGEHVFPLQVAILLSQPGEDFRGGELVLTEQRPRMQSRAQVVPLNKGDAVIFAVNQRPMPSVRGFHRVTLRHGVSVLHSGTRHTLGVIFHDAQ, from the coding sequence ATGCCTTCTACTCCACTGCAAGAACGTCTGGCCAGGCTGAACTGGGACGAGATCGAGCGAGACCTCGATCAACAGGGCAATTCGTTGATTGCAGGCCTGCTGGATCACAGTGAATGCGCCGAACTCAGCAGCCACTATCCTCGACACGAATTGTTCCGCTCCCACGTGCTGATGGCCAGGCACGGCTTTGGCCGGGGCGAGTACAAGTATTTCCGCTACCCACTGCCCTCGCGGGTCAGCGAGCTGCGTGAACAGCTGTATCAGTACCTGGCTCCCCAGGCCAATCGCTGGAACGAACAGATGAACCTGCCCATCACCTATCCAGCGCACCATGCCGACTTCATTGCCCGCTGCCACGCGGCGGGACAGCAACGCCCTACCCCGTTATTGCTGCACTATGGCCCAGGTGACTACAACTGCTTGCATCAAGATCTGTACGGGGAGCATGTATTTCCCCTACAAGTGGCCATCCTGTTATCGCAGCCGGGAGAGGATTTCCGTGGCGGCGAGCTGGTACTGACGGAACAGCGGCCGAGAATGCAATCCCGAGCCCAGGTGGTGCCACTGAACAAGGGTGATGCAGTGATTTTTGCGGTCAATCAGCGGCCAATGCCCAGCGTGAGGGGGTTTCATCGGGTCACCTTGCGCCATGGGGTCAGTGTTCTGCACAGTGGTACACGACATACCTTGGGAGTGATTTTTCACGATGCACAGTAA
- the alkB gene encoding DNA oxidative demethylase AlkB, which produces MHSKIGPGPTADLFAEEALQQPPGREQIGEQSYVLRGYALPWVERLLPELRRVLAQSPFRQMVTPGGFKMSAALSSCGELGWTTDPSGYRYSPVDPNNHQPWPALPATLRQLAVMAAADSGFDDFEPDACLINRYVPGAKMSLHQDKNERRYAAPVVSVSLGLPAIFLFGGHARSDKTQKVSLFHGDVVVWGGVDRLRFHGVMPIKPGTHPVMGPQRINLTFRTAG; this is translated from the coding sequence ATGCACAGTAAGATCGGTCCCGGGCCCACCGCCGACCTGTTCGCCGAAGAGGCCTTGCAACAGCCCCCAGGGCGCGAGCAAATCGGTGAACAGTCCTACGTTCTCAGGGGCTACGCCCTGCCCTGGGTCGAGCGTTTGTTGCCGGAACTCAGGCGCGTGTTGGCGCAGTCGCCGTTCAGGCAAATGGTCACGCCGGGAGGCTTTAAAATGTCGGCGGCGTTGAGCAGTTGCGGTGAGTTGGGTTGGACTACCGACCCCAGCGGCTATCGCTACTCTCCGGTTGACCCCAACAACCACCAGCCCTGGCCAGCGCTGCCTGCGACGTTGCGCCAACTGGCCGTGATGGCGGCGGCAGACTCGGGCTTCGATGATTTCGAACCAGACGCCTGCCTGATCAACCGCTATGTGCCTGGCGCCAAAATGTCCCTGCACCAGGACAAGAACGAGCGTCGTTATGCCGCGCCGGTGGTTTCAGTGTCCCTGGGTTTACCGGCAATCTTTCTGTTTGGCGGCCATGCACGCAGCGACAAAACGCAAAAAGTCTCGCTGTTCCATGGTGATGTCGTGGTATGGGGCGGCGTAGACCGCCTGCGTTTTCACGGCGTGATGCCGATCAAGCCAGGCACGCATCCGGTCATGGGGCCGCAGCGGATCAACCTGACGTTTCGAACCGCCGGGTGA
- the ada gene encoding bifunctional DNA-binding transcriptional regulator/O6-methylguanine-DNA methyltransferase Ada, which translates to MTARHATEQDPRWAAIVARDAKADLTFVYGVKTTGVYCRPSSSARRPLPQNVEFFDTPQQAEAAGYRPNKRYSGDQTQVAARHAQLVAGACRHIEQAEALPSLEALAALAGLSPFHFHRVFKAVTGLTPKRYASAHRSRKVRDGLKELHSVTDALYDAGFNSNSRFYETADQLLGMKPGDYKAGGTNTDIRFAVGQCSLGAILVAQSNRGVCAILLGDDPDKLLRDLQDQFPRANLLGADHAFEQLIAQVVGFIEVPALGLDLPLDLRGTAFQERVWQALREIPVGSTASYAEIAQRIGAPTAYRAVAQACGANCLAVAIPCHRVVRADGNLSGYRWGVERKRQLLERETPAQS; encoded by the coding sequence ATGACCGCGCGTCACGCCACTGAGCAAGACCCCCGCTGGGCCGCCATCGTCGCCCGCGACGCCAAGGCCGACTTGACCTTCGTCTATGGCGTGAAAACCACCGGCGTGTACTGCCGCCCCAGCAGCTCCGCCCGGCGTCCGCTCCCGCAGAACGTCGAATTCTTCGACACGCCGCAACAAGCTGAAGCCGCGGGCTACCGGCCCAACAAACGCTACTCCGGGGACCAGACCCAAGTGGCCGCACGCCATGCGCAATTGGTGGCGGGCGCCTGCCGGCACATCGAACAGGCTGAAGCCTTGCCATCCCTTGAAGCCCTGGCCGCCCTCGCCGGCTTGAGCCCGTTCCATTTTCATCGGGTGTTCAAGGCGGTCACCGGGCTCACGCCCAAGCGCTACGCCAGCGCCCATCGCTCGCGCAAGGTCCGCGACGGCCTTAAGGAGCTGCACTCGGTGACCGACGCGCTGTACGACGCTGGCTTCAATTCCAACAGCCGCTTTTACGAGACCGCCGACCAATTGCTCGGCATGAAGCCTGGCGACTATAAAGCGGGCGGCACCAACACGGATATTCGCTTCGCCGTTGGCCAGTGCTCATTGGGTGCGATTCTGGTGGCGCAGAGCAATCGCGGTGTGTGCGCGATCTTGCTGGGGGATGACCCGGACAAACTGCTGCGCGACCTGCAAGACCAGTTTCCGCGTGCCAATCTGTTGGGCGCCGATCATGCCTTCGAACAGCTGATTGCCCAGGTGGTGGGCTTCATCGAGGTGCCGGCCCTGGGCCTGGACTTGCCCCTGGATCTGCGCGGCACCGCGTTTCAAGAGCGGGTGTGGCAGGCCTTGCGGGAGATCCCGGTGGGCAGCACCGCAAGCTACGCCGAGATCGCCCAACGCATCGGCGCACCTACCGCCTACCGCGCCGTGGCCCAGGCCTGTGGCGCCAACTGCCTGGCCGTGGCGATTCCCTGCCATCGCGTGGTGCGTGCCGACGGCAATCTTTCGGGCTACCGCTGGGGCGTTGAGCGCAAACGGCAATTGCTGGAGCGCGAAACCCCGGCGCAGTCCTGA
- a CDS encoding CGNR zinc finger domain-containing protein: MTAITPSPLEPYVLADHPVLDMLNTRANVDGVPFEFWQGDGDVERWLVRLNWVEEGAVPAFEEGALLGAARGLREVIRLLLEQRKAGLQGDPAALNTFLRKAVSHPQLAWPAPGELRLERQRKQQTAEQLLSPIAEAAAMLLVDGDFGLVRTCEHPECVLWFYDRTKGHKRRWCSMALCGNRHKVAEFRKRKLL; encoded by the coding sequence ATGACTGCCATTACCCCCTCCCCATTGGAACCTTACGTTCTGGCTGACCACCCTGTGTTGGACATGCTCAACACCCGGGCGAATGTCGACGGCGTGCCTTTTGAGTTCTGGCAAGGTGATGGTGATGTCGAACGTTGGCTGGTGCGTTTGAACTGGGTTGAGGAGGGCGCTGTGCCGGCTTTCGAGGAGGGCGCATTACTGGGCGCGGCGCGGGGGTTGCGTGAAGTGATCCGGTTGTTGCTGGAGCAGCGCAAGGCGGGCCTGCAGGGTGACCCCGCTGCACTGAATACGTTTTTGCGCAAGGCGGTCAGCCACCCGCAACTGGCTTGGCCTGCGCCTGGCGAGTTACGCCTGGAGCGCCAGCGCAAACAGCAAACCGCCGAGCAATTGCTGTCGCCGATTGCCGAAGCGGCCGCGATGTTGTTGGTGGACGGGGATTTCGGCCTGGTCCGTACCTGCGAACACCCCGAGTGTGTGCTGTGGTTCTACGATCGCACCAAGGGCCACAAGCGCCGTTGGTGCAGCATGGCGCTGTGTGGCAATCGGCATAAGGTGGCGGAGTTTCGCAAGCGCAAACTGTTGTAG
- a CDS encoding alpha/beta hydrolase, which translates to MSISAPVVRYQHVDADGVRVFYREAGDPSAPVLLLLHGFPSSSHMYRDLIPLLATRYRVIAPDLPGFGFTEVPAERNYHYSFDNLATTVGHFVDALQLRRYALYVFDYGAPVGLRLAVAHPERVSALVSQNGNAYLEGLGDAWDPIRAYWAEPSQANREVIRNAVISLEGTRYQYLHGVPQPELVAPESYMLDVLLMQRPGNDEIQLDLFLDYRNNLTLYPAFQAFFEATQVPTLVIWGQHDPFFILPGAHAYKGNNANAVVELLDTGHFALETHAVHIAQRIHEVLGHAID; encoded by the coding sequence ATGTCGATTTCAGCCCCAGTGGTTCGCTACCAGCACGTTGATGCCGATGGCGTGCGCGTGTTCTACCGCGAAGCCGGCGACCCGTCCGCACCCGTGCTGTTGCTGCTGCACGGTTTCCCAAGTTCGTCCCACATGTACCGCGATTTGATCCCGCTGCTCGCCACCCGCTACCGGGTCATTGCCCCGGACCTTCCGGGCTTCGGCTTCACCGAGGTGCCCGCCGAGCGCAATTACCACTACAGTTTTGACAACCTGGCGACCACCGTCGGGCATTTCGTCGACGCCCTGCAACTGCGCCGCTATGCCCTCTACGTGTTCGACTATGGCGCGCCGGTGGGCCTGCGCCTGGCCGTGGCACACCCGGAACGGGTCAGCGCGCTGGTATCGCAGAACGGTAACGCCTACCTGGAAGGTCTGGGCGACGCCTGGGACCCGATCCGCGCGTATTGGGCCGAGCCAAGCCAGGCCAATCGCGAGGTGATTCGCAATGCCGTCATCAGCCTGGAAGGTACGCGCTATCAGTACCTGCATGGCGTCCCGCAACCTGAGCTGGTTGCGCCTGAGTCCTACATGCTCGACGTGCTCCTGATGCAGCGCCCCGGCAATGACGAGATACAGTTGGACCTGTTCCTCGACTACCGCAACAACCTGACGCTGTACCCGGCATTCCAGGCGTTTTTCGAGGCCACGCAAGTGCCGACGCTGGTGATCTGGGGCCAACACGACCCGTTCTTCATCCTGCCAGGCGCCCATGCCTATAAAGGCAACAACGCCAACGCGGTGGTGGAATTGCTCGACACCGGCCACTTCGCCCTGGAAACCCATGCCGTGCATATCGCCCAGCGGATTCACGAGGTACTCGGGCACGCCATCGACTGA